A stretch of Nitrospirota bacterium DNA encodes these proteins:
- a CDS encoding NYN domain-containing protein, whose protein sequence is MGLRLIIDGYNFIGGSVALAPNMQNEREHLITRLSEYEKIRHIPICVVFDGWKDGRPTQTFEMKKGIEVIFSRMGEKADQVIIRLLGKLKEQCIVVSSDREIRNYAHKVGATSLTVREFQLKLDQSGQTLLPEIKEEEMEELPRNKKKGNPNKLSKKERAKNIKLKKL, encoded by the coding sequence TTGGGCTTACGTTTAATCATTGATGGATACAACTTTATCGGAGGAAGTGTCGCACTGGCTCCTAATATGCAGAACGAACGGGAACACCTGATTACTCGGCTTTCGGAATATGAAAAAATCAGGCATATTCCTATTTGCGTTGTTTTCGACGGCTGGAAAGACGGGAGACCGACGCAGACTTTTGAGATGAAGAAAGGAATCGAGGTGATCTTTTCCCGTATGGGAGAGAAAGCGGACCAGGTGATTATCCGTCTGTTGGGTAAACTCAAAGAACAGTGCATTGTAGTCAGTTCAGATCGGGAAATCAGAAATTATGCCCATAAAGTAGGGGCAACTTCCCTAACTGTAAGGGAATTTCAATTGAAACTCGATCAATCCGGACAAACGTTATTGCCAGAAATAAAGGAAGAAGAAATGGAGGAGTTGCCTAGAAATAAAAAGAAGGGAAATCCGAATAAACTTTCCAAGAAAGAGAGAGCCAAAAACATCAAACTAAAAAAACTATAA
- a CDS encoding YdiU family protein: MSSEIEKKMLAGLRFDNRFTQDLPADRETENYRREVQGACYSRVSPKKMRRPKLVAYSRELADEINLSSEVCESFEFLELFSGNRLLDGMDPYASCYGGHQFGSWAGQLGDGRAINLGEMISQKGRRWTLQLKGAGPTPYSRSADGLAVLRSSLREFLCSEAMFHLGVPTTRALSLIESGEEVIRDMFYNGNPRPEPGAIVCRAAPSFTRFGHFQIFTSRGELELLKRLMDYTILVDFPHLGKPSPETYITWFEEVCKKTAEMIIHWMRVGFVHGVMNTDNMSVLGLTIDYGPYGWLENYDPDWTPNTTDSAGRRYRYIHQPQIAHWNLLQLAYAIYPLVGKKEPFEQALNNYSKHYENGWQAMMAQKLGLTAFQVQKDDVLTTELLALLQAVETDMTIFYRNLSKIGTNESWVQWSAEALSAQFSDAYYRPEQITEEYKVRFGTWMKKYISRLREQNLSDDIRRIRMNRVNPKYVFRNYLAQLAIDKAEQGDYSMVHELHDLLRKPYEDQPEKEDFAGKRPEWARKKSGCSMLSCSS; encoded by the coding sequence ATGAGTTCCGAAATTGAAAAGAAAATGTTAGCTGGTTTGAGATTCGACAATCGATTTACACAAGACCTTCCAGCTGATCGTGAAACCGAAAATTACCGGCGAGAGGTTCAGGGAGCCTGTTATTCGCGGGTGAGTCCAAAAAAAATGAGGCGTCCAAAATTGGTGGCCTATTCACGTGAATTGGCCGATGAAATCAATCTTTCATCCGAGGTTTGTGAATCGTTCGAATTTCTTGAGCTCTTTTCCGGAAATCGGCTCCTGGACGGGATGGATCCTTATGCGTCCTGTTACGGTGGACATCAATTCGGCAGTTGGGCGGGTCAACTGGGAGATGGCCGTGCGATCAACCTGGGTGAAATGATCAGTCAAAAAGGAAGGAGGTGGACATTACAGCTTAAAGGTGCGGGTCCGACTCCATACTCCCGCTCCGCGGACGGGCTGGCTGTGCTTCGATCTTCGCTTCGGGAGTTCCTTTGCAGTGAAGCGATGTTTCATCTTGGTGTGCCGACGACCCGGGCATTGAGCCTGATTGAATCCGGTGAGGAGGTTATTAGGGATATGTTTTACAACGGAAATCCGAGGCCAGAGCCGGGAGCCATCGTCTGTCGGGCAGCCCCCTCTTTCACCCGATTCGGACATTTCCAGATTTTTACATCACGCGGCGAACTGGAATTACTGAAACGTCTCATGGACTACACGATTCTCGTCGACTTTCCCCACCTCGGTAAACCTTCACCGGAAACCTATATCACCTGGTTTGAAGAGGTCTGCAAAAAGACGGCCGAAATGATCATTCACTGGATGCGGGTCGGATTTGTTCATGGGGTCATGAATACGGACAATATGTCGGTACTCGGCCTGACCATTGACTATGGGCCCTATGGTTGGCTTGAAAACTACGATCCGGATTGGACGCCCAACACAACGGATTCCGCAGGCCGCCGGTATCGATATATTCATCAGCCTCAAATAGCCCATTGGAATCTTCTGCAACTGGCCTATGCCATTTATCCTTTAGTAGGAAAGAAAGAACCGTTCGAACAGGCGCTGAATAACTACTCGAAGCATTACGAAAACGGGTGGCAAGCCATGATGGCCCAAAAACTCGGACTGACAGCTTTTCAGGTGCAGAAAGATGACGTTTTGACGACGGAACTCCTTGCGCTGCTACAAGCCGTTGAAACGGATATGACAATATTTTACAGGAATCTGTCAAAGATCGGTACGAACGAGTCATGGGTTCAATGGTCCGCCGAGGCTCTTTCGGCTCAATTCAGTGACGCCTATTATAGACCGGAACAGATAACCGAAGAATATAAAGTACGATTTGGAACCTGGATGAAGAAATATATTTCCCGTTTGCGCGAACAGAATCTGTCAGATGATATTAGAAGAATAAGAATGAACAGGGTGAATCCCAAATATGTATTTAGAAACTATCTCGCACAGCTGGCCATAGACAAGGCGGAACAGGGAGACTATTCCATGGTTCATGAGCTTCATGACCTGCTCCGGAAACCGTATGAGGACCAGCCCGAAAAGGAAGACTTTGCAGGGAAACGCCCTGAATGGGCGAGAAAAAAATCAGGATGTTCCATGCTCTCATGTAGTTCCTGA
- a CDS encoding ParA family protein, translating into MRIISIMNQKGGCGKTTTAINLSAYLAEFGKKVLLIDLDPQGHSTSGFNIKESMVEVGLFDVFTKQASLEDIIKLQVYQGLDLAPTTVRLSAIEQYLSGTFERERQLRYHIDRLTTPFIYDFIIIDCPPHLGLLVFNALMASTEVIVPIEPSSFSLQGIDKLLETIDLLKENARHEVKVMALPTVYNHHSQFSRGILKQILEKFDSLMLKTIIRQNVKLKEAAQKGCPISAYDPHSFGAEDYQKLAIEIIQMGEPEFIWPDPRLKKAVKEEETTIATTVLPDQNRESSVEKILVMVQPPQESAEAASQSHTTQDQKRVDTSSS; encoded by the coding sequence ATGAGAATTATTTCCATTATGAACCAAAAAGGGGGATGCGGAAAGACCACAACCGCCATTAACCTTTCCGCATATCTGGCTGAATTTGGCAAAAAAGTCCTTCTGATTGATCTCGACCCGCAAGGTCACTCCACCTCCGGATTTAATATTAAAGAAAGCATGGTTGAGGTCGGCCTGTTTGATGTTTTTACGAAACAGGCTAGTCTGGAGGATATTATCAAACTTCAGGTCTATCAGGGACTTGATCTTGCTCCCACCACCGTCCGACTATCGGCAATTGAACAATATCTGTCAGGTACTTTTGAAAGGGAACGTCAGCTTCGTTATCATATCGATCGACTCACGACACCTTTTATATACGACTTTATCATCATCGACTGTCCCCCTCATTTAGGCCTTTTGGTATTCAATGCGTTGATGGCGTCCACGGAAGTGATCGTTCCGATTGAACCGAGCTCTTTTTCCTTACAAGGAATCGATAAACTCCTGGAAACTATTGATTTGTTAAAAGAAAATGCACGGCACGAAGTTAAAGTCATGGCGTTGCCGACGGTGTATAATCACCATAGCCAGTTTTCCAGGGGGATTTTAAAGCAGATTTTGGAAAAATTTGATAGTCTGATGTTAAAGACCATTATCCGTCAAAATGTGAAATTAAAAGAGGCGGCGCAAAAAGGATGTCCTATTTCCGCTTATGATCCGCATTCCTTTGGTGCGGAAGATTATCAAAAGCTCGCAATTGAAATCATTCAGATGGGAGAACCGGAATTTATCTGGCCGGACCCAAGACTAAAAAAAGCGGTCAAAGAGGAAGAAACGACGATTGCGACGACCGTCCTGCCCGATCAGAATCGCGAATCGTCTGTCGAAAAGATTCTGGTCATGGTTCAACCGCCTCAGGAATCGGCTGAAGCAGCAAGCCAGTCCCACACCACGCAAGATCAAAAGAGGGTGGACACCAGTTCTTCATAA
- a CDS encoding PAS domain-containing protein, which produces MNYQTADGMFATNAQGKILFWNESAQEILGYQSKEVIGKYCWDIICSHDKGKNLLIIKHRNISKNTSQSLLVENFDNEVITSTGRKILINFSVLLISNKSTKKLTIVYLFRKMSHPLNSKYDVISPPDKRNEIPSLTHRENEVLFLMGQGLVTKEIADRLAISTETTRKHIQKILKKFKVHSKLEVVVYALKLGFLSL; this is translated from the coding sequence ATGAACTATCAAACTGCCGACGGAATGTTTGCGACGAATGCCCAAGGCAAAATACTCTTTTGGAATGAATCTGCCCAAGAAATTCTCGGCTATCAATCTAAAGAAGTAATTGGAAAATATTGCTGGGATATAATCTGCAGTCATGATAAAGGAAAAAATCTATTAATCATAAAACATCGAAATATCTCTAAAAACACCAGCCAGTCTCTATTAGTTGAGAACTTCGACAACGAGGTCATTACCAGCACAGGTCGGAAGATCTTGATTAATTTCAGCGTTTTACTAATTTCGAATAAAAGCACAAAAAAACTTACTATCGTTTACTTATTCCGAAAAATGTCTCACCCTCTTAATAGTAAGTACGACGTAATTTCACCTCCTGATAAGAGAAATGAAATTCCTTCGCTTACCCACCGCGAAAATGAGGTTTTATTTCTCATGGGACAAGGTCTTGTGACAAAGGAAATTGCGGACCGGCTAGCAATAAGTACTGAGACAACGCGGAAACATATACAGAAAATCCTCAAGAAGTTCAAAGTGCATAGCAAGCTTGAAGTTGTAGTGTACGCTCTTAAGCTAGGTTTTCTTTCCCTTTAA
- a CDS encoding methyltransferase domain-containing protein, whose amino-acid sequence MKKESITLESIKNYYGVVLKSNQDLKTSACCFTESPSPQIQSVLKDIHPDVMAKFYGCGSPLPPELKGKTVLDLGSGSGRDCFILSKLVGSTGRVLGVDMTEEQLDTARSHIEYHMDRFCFSKPNVEFIYGYIEDLNSLGIKNDSVDVVVSNCVINLSPDKERVFSEIFRVLKPGGELYFSDVFSDRRISSHLSEDTVILGECLGGALYFEDFRRLLSRIGCLDIRVVTKTNIELTNPEIKRKAGMIEFKSITIRAFKLELEDRCEDYGQVAYYLGTIPDSPHSFILDDHHLFKTGQPLLVCSNTASMLMNTRYAPHFKVVGDTQVHYGLFDCGPNIDMISTGGSSPNGSCC is encoded by the coding sequence ATGAAAAAAGAATCGATCACACTTGAAAGTATCAAGAACTATTATGGGGTGGTTCTCAAATCAAATCAGGATTTGAAAACAAGCGCTTGCTGTTTCACAGAGTCACCATCACCTCAAATTCAAAGCGTATTGAAAGATATCCATCCAGACGTGATGGCCAAGTTTTATGGTTGCGGTTCCCCATTGCCTCCGGAACTTAAAGGAAAAACAGTTCTTGACCTGGGTTCAGGATCAGGCAGGGACTGTTTTATTCTCTCAAAACTTGTCGGCTCTACAGGTCGGGTTTTAGGTGTGGACATGACCGAGGAACAGCTTGATACGGCACGATCCCATATCGAATATCATATGGATCGATTTTGTTTTTCGAAACCCAATGTTGAATTTATTTACGGTTACATAGAGGACCTGAATAGCCTGGGCATTAAGAATGATTCTGTCGATGTTGTGGTTTCAAATTGCGTTATCAATCTTTCACCAGATAAAGAGCGAGTGTTTTCAGAGATTTTCCGAGTTCTCAAACCGGGAGGAGAGCTTTACTTTTCAGATGTGTTTTCAGACCGGAGAATTTCCTCGCATTTATCTGAGGATACTGTAATCCTTGGAGAATGCCTGGGCGGAGCTCTTTATTTTGAGGATTTTCGGAGATTGCTATCCAGGATCGGATGTCTTGATATCCGCGTAGTTACAAAAACGAATATTGAGCTGACAAATCCTGAGATTAAACGCAAGGCAGGAATGATTGAGTTTAAATCCATTACCATCCGTGCTTTTAAGCTTGAACTTGAGGACCGGTGTGAGGATTACGGTCAGGTAGCGTATTATTTGGGCACAATTCCGGATTCTCCTCATTCATTTATTCTGGATGACCACCATCTATTTAAGACAGGACAACCTCTTCTGGTCTGCTCTAATACGGCTTCAATGTTGATGAACACTCGCTATGCGCCACATTTCAAAGTCGTCGGAGACACGCAAGTTCATTATGGCCTTTTCGACTGTGGTCCAAATATTGATATGATTTCCACCGGCGGTTCTAGCCCAAACGGTTCTTGCTGTTAA
- a CDS encoding L,D-transpeptidase family protein gives MKRIVLTITIITFAVIPIWANWPNSPLPDGSFSNRLVITKSSRTLELYKDHTFMRSYHVSLGRNPVGPKRKEGDGRTPEGIYTIDYHKQASSFYKALHISYPSNSETSLALAKGDKPGGLIMIHGMRNGFGFVGRLHTFFNWTDGCIAVTNQEIDEIWRAVPDGTPVEIMPGYGDK, from the coding sequence GTGAAAAGAATAGTATTAACAATTACAATTATCACATTTGCCGTAATTCCTATTTGGGCAAATTGGCCTAATTCTCCACTTCCTGATGGCAGTTTCTCAAACCGCCTGGTAATAACAAAATCATCTCGAACGCTTGAGCTCTATAAAGACCACACTTTCATGCGTTCATACCACGTTTCTCTAGGTCGTAATCCAGTTGGTCCGAAACGAAAAGAGGGTGACGGACGGACGCCGGAAGGCATCTATACAATTGATTACCATAAACAGGCCAGTTCCTTTTACAAGGCTCTTCATATTTCCTATCCATCGAATTCTGAAACATCACTTGCATTAGCAAAAGGTGATAAACCCGGTGGACTTATTATGATTCATGGCATGAGAAATGGGTTTGGATTTGTTGGGCGATTACACACGTTCTTCAATTGGACTGACGGATGTATTGCGGTTACAAATCAGGAAATTGACGAAATTTGGCGAGCAGTACCTGATGGCACGCCCGTTGAAATAATGCCGGGATATGGTGACAAGTAG
- a CDS encoding alkene reductase: MSDILFSSYKLGKLELKNRVVMSPMTRNRSTGNIPGELVALYYFQRGEAGLIITEGTSPSPNGLGYPRIPGLYSEEQKNAWKKVTDKVHQAGSRIFVQLMHTGRISHSLNLPVEARVLAPSPVASPEKMWTDQQGEQPLPLPVEMTEADIENTLEEYVKASKLAIEAGFDGVELHGANGYLIDQFLNTASNKRKDKWGGSVENRIRFASIVTSRVASAIGADRLGIRLSPYGVFNAMAIDPEMEDLFEKLAGKLQETGLVYIHLVDHSSMGAPEVKPSTKEKIRKAFRNTLILSGGYDGKRAEADLNEKRGDLIAFGRPFISNPNLITVLKKGIAPLPADFTTFYTPGEKGYTDYSARS; encoded by the coding sequence ATGTCTGATATTTTATTTTCATCGTATAAATTGGGAAAACTTGAACTGAAAAATCGGGTCGTCATGTCTCCTATGACCCGAAATCGTTCAACGGGAAACATCCCGGGGGAATTGGTAGCTTTATACTATTTCCAGCGTGGCGAAGCAGGGTTGATCATTACTGAAGGGACATCCCCTTCTCCGAACGGTTTGGGATATCCAAGAATTCCCGGTCTTTATTCTGAGGAACAAAAAAATGCATGGAAAAAAGTAACCGACAAAGTTCATCAAGCCGGATCGAGAATATTTGTTCAGCTGATGCATACCGGGAGAATCTCACATTCGTTGAATTTGCCAGTAGAAGCGAGAGTATTGGCACCTTCTCCTGTAGCTTCTCCCGAAAAGATGTGGACCGACCAACAGGGTGAGCAGCCTCTTCCGCTTCCTGTTGAGATGACTGAGGCGGATATTGAAAATACCCTCGAAGAGTATGTCAAAGCCAGTAAGCTTGCGATTGAAGCCGGTTTTGACGGAGTGGAGCTACATGGAGCAAACGGCTACCTGATCGATCAGTTCTTAAATACCGCCTCCAATAAGAGGAAAGATAAATGGGGTGGCAGCGTAGAGAATCGTATCCGGTTTGCATCGATTGTTACCTCCCGTGTTGCTTCGGCGATAGGTGCAGACCGTTTGGGGATCCGACTCTCTCCCTATGGAGTATTTAACGCTATGGCGATCGATCCCGAGATGGAAGACCTTTTTGAAAAACTGGCAGGAAAACTTCAGGAGACGGGGTTGGTCTATATTCATCTGGTTGATCATAGCTCAATGGGGGCTCCAGAGGTTAAGCCGAGCACTAAGGAGAAGATCCGGAAAGCCTTTAGAAACACCCTAATCCTCTCAGGAGGTTATGATGGCAAACGGGCTGAAGCCGATCTCAATGAAAAGCGGGGGGATCTGATTGCATTTGGACGCCCTTTCATCTCCAATCCGAACCTGATAACCGTTTTGAAAAAAGGGATTGCACCGTTGCCAGCTGATTTCACTACTTTCTATACTCCCGGTGAAAAGGGATATACAGATTATTCTGCCAGGAGCTGA